Within the Dehalococcoidia bacterium genome, the region ATCTACCTGTTCCAGGGCATCGTCGCGCCCGATGCGCGCGCCGGCGGCGTCGGATCGGCGATCCTGTCGAAGGGCGTCGAGTGGGCGCGCGGCAAGGGTTACGAGCACGTCGCGCTCCACTTCGCCGCACCGAACGTGCCCGGCGCGAAGTTCTGGCAGAGCAGCCGCTTCGTACCCGTCGAATACGGCATGCGCCGCCACATCGACGAGCGCATCGCGTGGGCGAACCGATGAGCGGCGAATACGCGTTGCAGGCGCTCGTCGATGATGTGATCACCGTCGTGCGCGCGGTGGACGGCGTCGATGCGCGGTGCGAGCGGATCACGCCGTTCCTGCGACGCTGGATGGAAGGCGGTGACACGCTGCCCGAACAGTACACGCAGCCCTGCGACGGCCGCGCGTGCGGGCACCTCTTGTACACGGACCCGCAGGGCGAGTTCTTCGTCATCTCGGTGGTGTTCCCGTCGGGGACGAGCAGCGGCGTGCACTATCACGGCGCCTGGGGCGTCATCGGCATTTTGCAGGGCACCGACGAAGAGACGAAATACGCGCGCGACGAGTCGACCGCCGGCGAAATCGGGGCGGGCCAATCGTGCGAATTGCAGCAGACCGACAAGATCTACTCGCCGCCCGGCACGATCACGTATCTCCGGCCGCCCGAAGAGGGCTTCCACCGCGTCAAAGCCGCGGGCGACGACGCCGGCGTGTCGCTGCACATCCTCGGGGGGACGCCGAAGACGCATCCTCACTTCCTTTGCGATGGCGACAGCCGCAAACTCGTTGACTTCCCGATGGACGCCATCATCACCCACGATCCGCTCATCCGTTAGAAGCGAGATGCGGGACGCGGGAGCACAGGCTCGTCGACGTTAGGTTACGCTCTAACGAAACGGAGGCGCCCGTGACGACCGACATCGCGACGCTCTTACGCAACGAACCGGATGCGATCGAGCCCGGCGTCATCGCCACGGGGAGCGGCTTCCGGGCTGTTGTCCGCCACCAGGGCGAGATTGTCTGGCAGTGCCCCCACGTCCACTTCACCGACCACTCGGCCAAAGCCTGCAACGCGCTCGCGGCGCTGCTCCGCGGCGCGTGGACGCCTCAGTCGTAGGATTCGGAGAGCATGCGCTTGTACTCGGCTTCGTCCAGCGTGCCCGGCGGCAGCCCGTGCCGTGCGATCTGCTCGACGGCGGCCAGCGTCCGCGCGACGTCGCGCTCGTCGTTGAAGATGTGAAAGCAGGCGCGCACGCGCCGGTCATTGCACACGCGTCCGACGATCCTGTCGATGCACCAGAGCGCCGACACGACCTCACTGGGGTTGTAGTCGCGCACGGTGAACGTCACGATGCCGCTGCGCACCGATCGGTCGAGCGGCGTCGTGATGCGCACGCCGTCAATGCTGGCGATGCCGTCGATGAATGACGTCCCCAGTGACAGGCAACGTGCTTCGATCGCTTCCATGCCGATCTCGCGGATTAACTGGAGTGACACTTCGAGGCCCGCGAGGACGGAGCCGCTGTGCGTCGTCAACTCGAACTTGTGGATCGTCGCGTTCGCGTACTCGAAGTTCCCCTGGTAGTCGTAGTGCACGTTCGCACCGTGGACGACGGCCAGCGGCTGCAAACGCTCGATGAGGTCGCGTCGCACGTAGAGGAATGCCGCGCCTGACGGGCCCAACAACCACTTCTGGTCGGGCAGCGCAAGGAAATCGCAGTCCATATCGTGGACGTCGAAGTCGGTCTGGCCGGCTGACTGCGCCGCATCGACCACCACCAGGGCGCCGCGCGCGTGCGCCATGGCGCCGATCTCCTTCATCGGCAGCCGCGTGCCGCGATTGAACGAGACGTGGCTCAATATGAGCAATTTCGTGCCAGGCGTCATCGCTCGTTCGAGCGCATCGAGCATCGCCGGTGCGTCTTCGTCGGAGCGAAAGCGGACGATCGACAGGTCGACGCCATCGCGCAGGCGCGCCATGTACGACGGCACCATGACGGCGTTGTGCTCCAGGTTGCAGGTGATGACATGGTCACCCGCCCCCTGTCCCAGTCCCCGCAGGACGACGTTCATGCCCTCGGTCGTGGTGTAGATCAACGCCAGTTCGTCGGCGTCGGCGCCGATAAGCGATCCGACGGCGTGACGCACGCGACCGATGAGCTGCGCCTTTTCGTAGCGCCGTCGACCGTCTGCGGCCCGTCGTACGCTTCGCGCTCCGCGCGCTCGTGCATCGCAGCGATCGTCTCGCGCGTCGATGGCCCCGCCCAGCCGGTGTTGAGATAGACGTTGCGCTCCGTGATCGGAAAGCCCGCGCGGATCGATGGCCAGTCGGTCATGCGGGGCAGGTTAGTGCTTCATGGTCGCTGACGGAACGCCTCAAGGCCGCCGGTACTGCGCGGGCAGCGACTCGTAGACCCGCCGGTACTCCGCGGCGATGGCCGCATGGCCGGCGGCGTTCGCGTCGAGACCGTTGACGTCGATCCAGTCGCAGTGCCCCTTGAACAGCGACCGGGCGTCTACCAGGAACGCACCGTGGCCCGTCGCGACGTCCGCGATGACGGCGTTCCACGCATCGACGGCGCTGCCGCTGCTTGGATTCGTACACTCCTCGGCGTCGTAATACAGCAGCACGAGCAGCGGCACGTCCGCCGGCTTCGCGGCGGTGATCCGTGCGTAGATGATCTGAAGTTGCTCGCGCAGGTGCGTCAGTCCTGCGGCGAATGCATCGACGCAGGGCGGCGCGGCGCAATTGCGCCCGATGTCGACGAGGTTGTTGCCGCCGATGCTCATCGTCAGCACGAGAAGTGGGATCTCGTTGCGCGGATAGGCCGCCATCAGCTCGAGCGCGCCATCGAGCTGCGATTGCTGGCCGTTGCGGCCATTGATGAACGTGTCCGTCGTCTCGTAGCCCGAACCGGGCGACTGCCAGATCACCGGCCGTCCCCGGCTCTGCTCCAGGTAATCGCGGAACAACGACGGCGACGACGAGCCGAGCGCGCCGCAGCATCCCCACTGGATCCCGTCGCCGATGGACAGGTAGATCACCTGCCCGGAAGCGCGCGCCGTCGCGGTCGCGACGGCCGACGTTCCCGTGGCGAGGGGTATGGGCTGGGGTGTGCTCGTCGGAATGGGCGTTTCGGTCGCCGGCGCCGACGTCGCGGTGATCGCGAGCACCGGCGTGGGCGGCGTTGATGTGACTGTTGGCACGCTGCGGACGTCGCGATCGGCGCAGGGCGTCGATGTCGGTGCTGCAGTGCTCGCGCTTGCCTCCGCCGTCATCGTCGATGCGGCCGCGGACGTCGCGTTGTCCGCGTCAACGACGCTGAGCGCCGTCGGCGTGCCGTTCGGGAAGTGCGGAGTCGGCGTGCCGGCGCCGGGTGGAATCGGTCCTTCGTCGTCGAACCGGACAACGTCATCGCAGCCGAATGCCGAGACGATGCGGTCGCCGGCAGCCTGTGCCGTCGCATCAGCCTCCGTCCGGTACGGGCCGCATGCGACGGCGAGCAGCAGCGGCGCGACGAGCCAGCCGAGCCCGGCCCTCTTCACCATGCGCCGATCATACGCCATCTGGAGCAGGGCACGGCATGCACGGCATCTCCTATCGGGTGGCTGAGGCTTCCCCACCTTGACGGGTGCCCATACGATTCGGTGCATGGACGTTACACACGGGACGTTTGGCGACCGACGCAGGACGATCGGCCCACATGTCCTGGCTTGAACTGCTGCTCATACCCCTGGGCTTCGGCGTCGGGGCGTACGGGACGATCGTCGGCGCCGGTGGCGGCTTCGTGCTGGTACCAGTGCTGCTCCTCGTCTACCCGGATGAGGATCCGGCAGCGATCACCTCCGTCTCGTTGGCGGTGGTGTTCTTCAACGCGCTCTCGGGGTCGGCCGCCTACGCTCGGCTGCGTCGCATCGACTATCGGACCGGGCTGGTGTTCGCGGCTGCGGCGCTGCCGGGCGCCGTCGGCGGCGCCTTCTTCGTGCACGAAGTTCCGCGCGAGGCCTTCGACGTCCTCTTCGGCGCCCTGCTGCTCGCCGTCGCCCTCTATACGATGTGGGCCGTCGGACGCCCGATCGTGATGCGGCCGCCACTGCGTGGACGCTTCGTCAGCACGCGGATACTCCAGGGCGCGCACGAGGGCGAGGTCTTCCGCTACTCATACAACGTCCTGCACGGCGTGCTCTTCAGCGCGGCGATCGGGTTCGTGTCGAGCCTGTTCGGGATCGG harbors:
- a CDS encoding sulfite exporter TauE/SafE family protein, with translation MSWLELLLIPLGFGVGAYGTIVGAGGGFVLVPVLLLVYPDEDPAAITSVSLAVVFFNALSGSAAYARLRRIDYRTGLVFAAAALPGAVGGAFFVHEVPREAFDVLFGALLLAVALYTMWAVGRPIVMRPPLRGRFVSTRILQGAHEGEVFRYSYNVLHGVLFSAAIGFVSSLFGIGGGVIQVPVMTTVLRFPVHVATATSQFVLMFMSGEGSAVHLINGDLVGDNLVRALLISAGAIPGAQVGARLAQRFGGPAIARLLAVALIAVGARLLYTGIPG
- a CDS encoding aminotransferase class V-fold PLP-dependent enzyme — translated: MRHAVGSLIGADADELALIYTTTEGMNVVLRGLGQGAGDHVITCNLEHNAVMVPSYMARLRDGVDLSIVRFRSDEDAPAMLDALERAMTPGTKLLILSHVSFNRGTRLPMKEIGAMAHARGALVVVDAAQSAGQTDFDVHDMDCDFLALPDQKWLLGPSGAAFLYVRRDLIERLQPLAVVHGANVHYDYQGNFEYANATIHKFELTTHSGSVLAGLEVSLQLIREIGMEAIEARCLSLGTSFIDGIASIDGVRITTPLDRSVRSGIVTFTVRDYNPSEVVSALWCIDRIVGRVCNDRRVRACFHIFNDERDVARTLAAVEQIARHGLPPGTLDEAEYKRMLSESYD
- a CDS encoding SGNH/GDSL hydrolase family protein; the protein is MVKRAGLGWLVAPLLLAVACGPYRTEADATAQAAGDRIVSAFGCDDVVRFDDEGPIPPGAGTPTPHFPNGTPTALSVVDADNATSAAASTMTAEASASTAAPTSTPCADRDVRSVPTVTSTPPTPVLAITATSAPATETPIPTSTPQPIPLATGTSAVATATARASGQVIYLSIGDGIQWGCCGALGSSSPSLFRDYLEQSRGRPVIWQSPGSGYETTDTFINGRNGQQSQLDGALELMAAYPRNEIPLLVLTMSIGGNNLVDIGRNCAAPPCVDAFAAGLTHLREQLQIIYARITAAKPADVPLLVLLYYDAEECTNPSSGSAVDAWNAVIADVATGHGAFLVDARSLFKGHCDWIDVNGLDANAAGHAAIAAEYRRVYESLPAQYRRP